One Salvia splendens isolate huo1 chromosome 12, SspV2, whole genome shotgun sequence genomic window carries:
- the LOC121757868 gene encoding serine/threonine-protein phosphatase 7 long form homolog: MSRYGPEDPSVLHYQHSHISRKAWAGEETTPFNIRRFEGHFWEIDNHHRRVIDYVCRFGFDRVFYCGKALDVDHALITALVERWRPETHTFHLLVGEATITLQVVQVLWALRVDGVPFTGNGYCESGWKSLCDELLGFYPLQREMKENSILASALIHRMSIEPLEDGLEDEAYIQRTRMIVLVLLGGFIYQRTGESKHLYGIGNQHD; encoded by the coding sequence ATGTCGCGATATGGACCAGAAGATCCTTCTGTATTGCATTATCAGCACAGTCATATATCTCGCAAGGCGTGGGCAGGTGAGGAAACAACTCCTTTCAATATTCGGCGCTTTGAGGGCCATTTTTGGGAAATAGATAATCATCACAGACGCGTGATTGATTATGTCTGCAGATTTGGTTTCGATAGGGTTTTTTACTGTGGGAAGGCTCTAGATGTAGATCATGCTTTGATCACAGCTTTggttgaacgttggaggccagagacacaTACATTCCATCTTCTCGTAGGAGAAGCTACTATTACATTACAGGTCGTTCAAGTATTATGGGCTCTACGTGTAGATGGAGTACCCTTTACAGGAAATGGGTATTGTGAATCTGGGTGGAAGAGTTTATGTGATGAACTGTTGGGCTTCTATCCCCTTCAAAGGGAGATGAAGGAAAACAGTATCTTGGCATCGGCTTTAATACATAGGATGTCGATTGAACCGTTAGAAGATGGTTTGGAAGACGAGGCCTACATTCAACGGACACGTATGATTGTGCTTGTGCTATTGGGAGGGTTTATATACCAGCGTACTGGTGAATCCAAACATCTGTATGGTATCGGGAATCAACATGACTAA
- the LOC121756827 gene encoding dual-specificity RNA methyltransferase RlmN-like yields the protein MAFKWKSVFDVSAIKSDFEVAGLNPNFIPQIWKHVLKNPDCRWDDIPSLPSAAYHLLDSKFKPSTSTVHAAIDSSDLVTTKLLIKLQNGEFVEAVVMRYDTRLGKYDGKPRLGGPRSTLCVSSQVGCKMGCNFCATGSMGFKSNLTSGEILEQLVHASRISAIRNVVFMGMGEPLNNYSAVVDAIRAMTAFPFQLSPKKITLSTVGIIHGINKLQKDMPNLNLAVSLHAPVQEIRCQIMPAARAFPLERLMNALREYQTTSQQKILIEYIMLDAVNDEEQHAHQLGKLLETLQSVVNLIPFNPIGSLSCYSTSDGQKVIKFQKILRGTYNIRTTIRKQMGQDISGACGQLVIKKPDILTDIEDLRI from the exons ATGGCGTTCAAATGGAAATCGGTGTTCGACGTTTCCGCCATTAAATCCGATTTCGAGGTAGCCGGTTTAAACCCTAACTTCATTCCCCAAATCTGGAAACACGTCTTGAAAAATCCTGATTGCCGATGGGATGATATTCCTTCTCTGCCTTCCGCTGCTTACCATCTCCTCGATTCCAAGTTCAAACCCTCCACCTCTACTGTCCATGCCGCCATAGATTCTTCCGACCTCGTCACCACTAAGCTCCTCATCAAATTGCAG AATGGAGAATTTGTGGAGGCTGTGGTAATGAGATATGATACTCGATTGGGTAAATATGATGGGAAACCTCGTCTTGGTGGTCCTAGGTCAACCTTGTGCGTATCCTCTCAG GTCGGGTGCAAGATGGGTTGCAATTTTTGTGCAACAGGAAGCATGGGATTTAAGAGCAATCTGACATCGGGGGAAATTCTGGAACAGTTAGTTCATGCATCGCGCATATCAGCTATACGCAACGTTGTCTTTATG GGAATGGGAGAACCTCTAAATAACTACTCGGCAGTGGTGGATGCTATTAGAGCCATGACAGCTTTTCCTTTCCAGCTGTCTCCCAAGAAAATTACTCTCTCAACG GTTGGCATAATACATGGTATTAACAAGTTGCAGAAAGACATGCCAAACTTGAATCTAGCAGTCTCACTGCATGCACCAGTTCAAGAGATCCGCTGTCAGATTATGCCTGCTGCTAGGGCTTTCCCTCTGGAAAGACTAATGAATGCATTACGAGAATATCAGACTACCAG TCAGCAAAAGATATTGATCGAGTACATAATGCTTGACGCTGTCAATGATGAGGAGCAGCACGCTCACCAGCTTGGCAAACTGCTTGAGACATTGCAATCG GTTGTAAACTTGATACCTTTTAATCCGATCGGTTCTTTAAGCTGTTATAGTACCAGTGATGGTCAGAAAGTcatcaaatttcaaaaaatactTAGAGGCACTTACAACATCCGTACAACAATTCGTAAGCAAATGGGCCAAGACATAAGTGGAGCTTGCGGCCAGCTTGTAATAAAAAAGCCAGATATCTTAACAGACATTGAAGATCTCCGTATTTGA